ggtggctcagtgggttaaagcctctgccttcggctcaggtcatgatcccagagtcctgggatcaagccccgcatcaggctctctgcttagcaagaagcctgcttcccttcctctctctctgcctgcctctcttcctacttgtgatctgtctgtcaaataaatacataaataaatctttgaaaaaaataaataaaagtttaaattgAGTTAATTTAGATTTATGAACAAATTCTTATTaccctcattttcattttgatgtggACAGAGGAAATTCTATCAGGAAAAATCTTGGACAAACATTTGGGAACTCCTCTAATTGTCTCTACACATCTACAATTTCTGTAATATAGTTTAATGAGATTTGGAGACTTCCTACTATGCACCAAGGAGTGTAACTGTGTGTGACTCTGTGTACATAAGTATTACTGTGTCATTCCACAGAGAGCAGAGCCAAGGCATAAGAAGCTTGGAATTAGCTCAAGGACCCACAGATAATAAGTGACAGAATTGAGAGCAGAACCCAGTTATTTAGGCTCCCCATACCTCTGCCACTTCTTTAGACTCTACATTACATAGTTCTGTGCAAAGAATAAATAGAGCAATATGTTTAATGGCAACCTTTGCCATAATATTTTGCACCTGCAGAATAAAATAATGGCCAGATGCTTAGCATCCAAATAGACGATTTCTACAGgtatttataaactataaagtGCTATACAGATGTAAAATCAACCatagttattataattattaatgcTAACTGGAATCCCCCAAGTCTATGTTGCTTTAGAttatcaaagaaaattaaattaaaatactatcagaggggcgcctgggtggctcagtgggttgagcctttgccttaggctcaggtcataatctcagggtgctgggattgagggccgcatcgggctctctgctcagcggggatcctgcttcctattctctctctgcctgcctctctgcctacttgtgatctctctatcaaataaataaaatctttaaaaataaaataaaataaaataaaatactatcagAGCTGTTTCTAAGGAAGTCCCACCTACAAGAATGATTTAGGACTTCAACATTAACTTATCTACAGGACAATTTTGGAAATCACAGTGGTTTAAAATTATCTCAATTTACTGTCTATAATATTTCACTCCTTTATTGTTGCCTATCAGGTATTGGGAACCACCCCACGCAAAATGGTTAAGAATGCCTTAAGCACAATCCTCTCTTCCACTACCTTTCTTCAGATATACTTCATCAGGAATCCCAACCCTTCACTTTTTGTCTCCCTTTGTTCCGTAAGAACCTCTTAGCCAGCTGCTCCACTAGAATGCATCTAATTGACAACTTTatgcttttgtgctctggttttTTTTAGAGTAAGTTACTAAGGTACCAAACCAAAACCCATAAGGTAAATATCTAAGGAGAACATTTCAGAAAGGAGATAAGCCTGTTCCAGAGATTTTTGAAACAAAGAATACCACACTGGTGGACTTTAATTTAGGTGACAATCAGTTTCTCCAGTGGTAGGGAATGACCCTGAAAGCATAATCTCTCTCAGTACCTATAATACCTGCACACATCTTCAGTCTCAATAATTGAATACACTGAGTTCCGCCACAAAGTGCACTGCTTTTGTACATGGCTACGTGTCTCACTTTAAGACTATTTCACTTCATTACCATGGTTCCTTCTATTCTCCTATATCACCCACAGGAAACAAAAGGAGCAAAAATAAGTCACTTTACAGTGGATCATTGAGAGCCCCTGTCTATAAGCTAAGAAAAGGTTCTCAATTTATACTCTCAGTATAAAGTACTCCATCAAGTCCTTAAGGATATCAGGGCCTCTACTTCGTTCTCTCTTtaatgaaggagaaaaacaaagtgaCCCTGACATATCCAATGCCTCTAGGATTATGTGGTTCTGTAATACATACTATTAGTCagtgtaaagatgaaaacttaGGGAAATGCTTATATTCTTAAGTTAAAGCCACATTTGACTAAACAAATTTCCCCTTTTAACAGTTAATGAACTAAAAGATATTGGGAAAGCTTTAAAACTCTTAGTATAATTCATAAAAAAGTGTGAGGGACTTGCCATGTGTTCTGTCAGAATAAGTCTTGTTGAACCACCAAATGAAAAAAACTCATTGACAATCAATATTCATCCGGAGCAGTGTTTTTCAAATACATCACAAAGAACATTAGTTTCTACGAAACATTGGAAAGAACTGAATTTAAACAGCTGGTGAGCCTACGAGGGTCAGCTAGACTTAATGAATTGTTTCCAAAGAATAGagtaataattatttattattactataatgGAAAGGGAAAAGTAATTTTACGGTGCGGAAACCCTGGGTCAAACTACTTAATCACATGACTAAGGTCACCATCGCCAGCAACGGGTCATGTGACAGTGTCACTTTAAATTTTGCGTCATAGGTGCCTGCCTACCTCGCGCCAGCCCGGAGTCCTGTGATTGGTCAGCCCATTGAAACCCGTGCCACTACGTCACAGAACAATTCCTTTTCAACGGCTGCATAGCTACCCACGGCGCCATATTCTGCTGATCAAGCGCctgagaagagggaagactcagaCCGTGTCTTCCCACTCGAGGTAGGCTGAAGGCCAATACCACCCTTACCTTACTAAGTGATGGCCTGGGCCCCACCGCAGAAAAAGGCAGAGCCTAATCCAGGAAATTTCAGGGCCCGCCAGGATGGCAGGGGCGGCAGCAGTGGCGGCAGTGGCCCCGGTGGCGGCAGTGGCCCCAGTGGCGGTAGCGGCggaggtggcggcggcggcggtggtggcGGCAGCAGCGGTGGCAGTGGCAGCAGGGGTGGCGGTGGCAGTGGAAGGGGCAGAAGCGGCAGAGGCTGGAGCGGCCCCACGGGCTACACAGAGGTGAGAGCCTCAGGCCTCGGGGAGCCACCTCTCTGCTTTAGATTGAAGAACAATATGATTGGTATGGTGATTGGTCGTGGTGGATCAAAGATAAAAGATATACAGGCTACAACAAGCACCAAAATACAGATCATAAAAGGTGATTGTGAAGCAGAGGTAAAAATTTTTGGCACAAAGGACATGAAAGCAAAGGCCAAAGCAGCTATAGATGCTCTTGTTAAGAAACAAGAACGAGGCCACCATTCAGAGTCCCGTGTCGAGAGTGCCGCACCTCAGGCCTCTGCTGGAAGAGAGCTCCGCCCAGATAACACTGGTGCCAGACAAGTTCAGCCACTGATAGACTGGGACCAAATCAGAGCAGAAGTTGTAgagtgggaaaaaagaaaatgggcagaTTTACCACCAATTAAGAAAAACTTCTATGTAGAATCTGAAGCAACGAGCTCATTGTCTAAAGCTGAAATAGATACgtggagaaaggaaaattttgACATAATGTGTGACGACTTGAAAGATGGCAAAAAGCGCCCCATTCCCAACCCGACTTGTCAATTTGAGGATGCTTTCCATCCTTACCCTGAACTCATGAAAAGCATTTCAAGAGCAGGTTTTCAAAAGCCAACACCCATTCAGTCACAGGCGTGGCCAATTATTCTGCAAGGAATAGATCTTATAGGTGTTGCCCAAACTGGAACAGGCAAAACATTGTCCTATTTAATGCCTGGGTTTATTCATCTCAATAATCAACCAATACctagagaggaaagaaatggggCTGGCATGCTAGTCCTTACACCCACTAGAGAATTAGCTCTTCAGGTGGAAGCTGAATGTTCTAAGTACTCATATAAAGGTCTTAAAAGTGTTTGTATATATGGTGGTGGAAGTAGAGAACAACAAATACGAGATATTACCAAAGGCATAGATATCATTATTGCAACACCTGGACGACTGAATGATCTGCAAATGAATAACTTTGTCAACTTACGAAGCATAACCTACTTAGTCTTAGATGAAGCAGATAAAATGCTAGATCTGGGGTTTGAACACCAGATAATGAAGATTTTATTAGATGTGCGCCCAGACCGCCAGACTATTATGACAAGTGCAACTTGGCCAGATACCATTCGTCGACTTGCTCAGTCTTACCTGAAAGAACCTATGATTGTTTATGTTGGTACTCTAGATCTAGTTGCTGTTAATACAGTGAAGCAAAATGTAATTGTTaccacagaagaagaaaaacgaTCTCTTATCCAAGAATTCTTACAGGATCTGTCACCCCACGATAAAGTCATTGTGTTTGTCAGCAGAAAACTTGTTGCTGATGACTTATCAAGTGATTTGAGCATCCAAGGCATACCAGTGCAATCATTGCATGGCGACAGAGAACAGAATGATCGTGAACGAGCACTGGATGACTTTAGAAGTGGAAAAGTGAAAATACTGATTGCTACTGATTTAGCATCCAGAGGTCTTGATGTTAATGATGTCACACACGTATATAATTATGACTTCCCACGCAATATTGAAGAATATGTACACAGAGTGGGGCGTACTGGAAGAGCAGGGAAGACGGGTGTATCAATAACCCTCGTGACTCAGAGTGATTGGAAGATTGCCACTGAATTGATTAAAATTCTGAAACGAGCAAATCAGAGTGTCCCTGAAGATCTCCTAAGAATGGCTGAGCGATTCAAAatgcacaaacaaaaaaaagacacgggaaaaaaatcaaaatctcaaGGAAAACCCAGAGAGTTTTACTGATATCTACATTGAAGAGTTGTGTTATGCTCCTGGAAGACTGAAGATATGTTAAAGATCTGGCAGTTTAAAGACATCCCATCAATTCTTAAATACTAAGCTTTCAATGCCATTTATGTTCCTTAATAAAAtcaaacatatttgaaaaatgagaGAGTAAgagcttatttggaaaaaaaatgttatgtgttgggtgattttttttttaagagaaagagtgcatgagtgtgggggaggagagtggggtggggacaaagggaaagggagaggcaaatggggagagggaaagggtccccagcaggttccacacccagtgcagagcccagtgtagggctcagtGTCACCACCTggagagcatgacttgagccaaaaatcaagggTCGGAcgcttaagagactgagccacccaggcaccacttacATGTTGGTTAAAGTCTGGTTTCTTTTATAGCCTGCCATGTCCATCTATGTCTCCTCTAAAAGACTGGTTGCAGACAACAATAGTGCTTTTCTTGCTTTAAAATGTCACACTAATTTGAAACATAATTTTCATCAAGTTTATCCTGgtcaaaatattctattttcccCCAGCAGTTAGTGCCACAATGATCTGTAAAGAAATCTCCACTGTCAttccctaatttaaaaaaaaatgattagaaaaaaatgctcaacctTCTAAAAGATTCCACAATTCTGTTTTTTCAGATAGATGTGATTAATTGAGCATGGTGTCTGACTTACTAGAAATCAGATCCTCATACAAACTCTTATCACTTACCACTGGTTAAAACTTCTGGGGAGGTCACTTACCTTCTGTACGTGTGATCAATTTCTTCACTAAGAAATTGGGATGGTTAAATAATTTGGGGGTCCCCTTCATGACTAAACTCTATATTATAACCAAAATTGTATAACCCTGCCATTACTAATacttcctttttgaaaaatttttgtttttttaacactttattttctGATCTAGGAAGACTATCACATCCTTATGTAACAAATTGAATGATGAAACCCCTTTTAATGACCAGAATAGTGCTCTctgcatttttattgatttttgaaatGTCACTCACGgggtatatttattttcttttgtcacattttatttttcaatttgtcTAGAAAAGGCCAAAACTTCATATATACCtaatgagaaaaatcaatgttaaattaaaatatatcttacatactgggaaaaacattaaaaattcgACCAAATGACACTTTTGCCAGAGGAACCAATTTTAGTTGAACTCCTCTAACTTCTAATTCTATCTTGCATGTTTTATTTAGAGGCAATCTGAACTTTCTCACACTACAAGAAGTCCTCCAAATGATGCTAAATcttaaattcattgtttatgaaaaCATTAGAATTAGTCAAGCCTTGTAATCTTGGgcaaattgaaaaaattaatacaaacatCTTTTTCCCCAGCATCCCCAGCTGTGACCACAAAAGCCAGTTAAATGAAGTGAAACAAAGAGGCAAATGCCCTAGGTATAGGTGTTTGAGGTTAAAGTCTGGCTTCTAGGCTCTTAATACAGGCCTCAATATCTCTTGATAAAATTCACAACAATCATTAGCATTTTTGAGTGGCTAATATGTAATACAACACCAATGtataaagaaaggagagaaacataCATTTCTTCTCAAAGAAGCAACTGAAAAGAAGAGCCACTGTATGGAGAAATGTAAGCAGAGATACAGcaatggttctcaactggggcattttttgcccctccctccagcagaCATTGAACCATTATGCGGAGATAGCATTGGTCTATTattgggggagagggtgggaagaTACTACTGGCAGCTAGAGGGTAGAGGTCAGGGATACTGCTGAACACCTTACAATCTATAGGACTACCCCACACAACACAGTATTTTTTGCCCCAAAACTGTTAGTGCTGAGATGGGCAATTCCTGAAAGaacataaacaaaacaacaaaaaccagttgCCTAGTAACAAAGAAATGACTTCAGAGGAGAaaagagggtttttaaaaaatgattttatttacttatttgagagtgagagagagaaggcaagcaagtgagagagagagaggtggggggtaggggcagaggaagagagagaagcagactcctcacagagcaCGGAGTCCCAACATGGgcctcagtcctaggaccctggaatcaagacctgagcagagggcagatacttaaccaactgagccactcagatgccccaagaaAAGAGGATTTATAAATGGTATCTTACAGGTTGTGCAGAATAAAACCCCCACAACTGTCCTATTGTCAGTATAATCTGCATCAGTGTTCTCCATCAGGGTCAGTTTGACAATGTCTAGAGACACATTTGGTTTTCACAACTCAGGGGAGGGTTATTTGCATCTTCTGGGTTGACCCAGTGGTGCTCCTAAACATCCCGCAATGCACAGGATGgccccccaaaacaaagaatcaTGCAGtccaaatgtcagtagtgccatAGCTGAGAAACCTTGCAATAGATGAGGTGAAACACCACCTTAAACTCAACTGCAGAAAAACCAAGAAGGGTGAGTTCagcaagataaaagaaaaaatatttttttctagtgcACTGTTCAACATAAAACCCCCACCAACTTCCTGTCTTTGGTATTACCTACATTAGTGATTCTCAGAGTTGACTTGCCCCCTAGGGGACATTTGGtaatgtctgcagacatttttggttgtccttCCTAGGTGGCAAGACTCttgctggcatctagtgggtagaagtCCGGGATAAATCTCCTATAATGCACAGGGCAACACCAAAATGATGGACTTGTCAGCCCAAAATGTCTATGGTACTGATGTCAAGAAATTGATTTATGCCAATTGGCAAAACTTTTTTTGTGAGTGAATTGGGTTTTCTTGGTTCTTTAGAAACTCAAAGAAATACTGATTTCTGCATCCAAACTAGAACAGAGTGAAGGCAGATCACTGAGCACGTAATGACACAGGAGACAGTATGAGGAGGCTTCAGCTAACCTCAGTTATGCCTGTACAATCCTTAGTATAGTGATTCCTTTTCAATAGGTGCTTGAAAAATACTGCATCCTCTTCTGCCCTGTTTCTCCCATCACCCATTATATGATGCTAATTCACCACAATCCTGATGCTGTTACTCACATTGTTGGGTACTGGTTCCCCCATTGGGCAaaccctttctccttcctctctgccaggTCAAATGAGACTCATCATTCTGTGTCCAGTCCAAGTGCTACGTCTTCCCCAAGATCCTATCTGCTgtcctccatttaaaaaattctacatttctttttttaaaattttgttcagttagccactgtatagtacatacttagtccttgatgcagtgttcaacgattcattagttaattataacacccagtgctccatcatAGCACATGTCCTCCTCAATActcatcacctggttaccccctccccccaccctcaacTCCTCTCAAACCCCCAGATTTTTTCTTGgggtccatagtatctcatggttcatctccctctctgatttctccccgtttggatttccctcccttcccctatggtcctccgtgCTATTGCTTGGATATTTACTGTGCTTCTACTGTGTTCCATAGGCATTGTTTTCAGTGCTTAGAGTGCAGTGGTGGAAAGGAGAGAAGTTTGCCAtcaatgatattttcattttaatggtgAAACAGTAAAGACACTTGTACTTTGAATACTTTCAACTACAATGCCTCTTGATTAATTTCTTTAGTCATTTAATTATTCATTAAGTTCCCTAGGCCTGGGGAGAAGAGTAGGAAAGTATGCCTAGTTTTCTAGCACTGGAGAAACTGGTGGGTAGTAAGTTCAAAGTTTACAATGACAGAACTACAAACATCAGTAAATGCAATCAGACTTTTCAGAAGTCCTTTTGAAAGATCAGTCTCAACAATATGGTGGGAGATCTGTTCACTTAGACATTTAGTAAACCGTGGACCACAgcactaataaaagaaaagtaacatGCTCTTACTATGTTccacatatacataaaaatatatatttaagacatATATATGAAAGACTGTAATAAAACTTTCCTATTCCTGGCTGGTGGGTGGGATGGGAAcgcaaaataagcaaaataaccCACCAGTGTAACAAGTCATAAATTCAGTAATCAACTTACAACCTCTATTGTCTgaatttctggaaataaaattatgaagtgCCACCTTAGCAATATTGAGTGGCAGACACTGGTGGGTTATCTACTGAACAGCcatccccaccacctccctcctaTTTGTTGGCATAACCAACTCCCCCTGGTTCAGTTCAAaagctaggaaaaaaagaaaagaacagtctACTCTCCCTTGTAGCTTCAGGATAGCCATGAGACTCAAACCTGGCCTATGGGACTGACAGGAAAATGGGCTTGGCTGCTTTAAAGAAAGATCTTCCTTCCCTAAGAACAGAGGCATGCAAGGATAAGCTCTCCTTTCTGCTTATGTACCTAACTGTGTGAAGACATGAGGTTTTAACAGTCATTTTAGACAATGATGAAGTAAATCTGAAGACCACCAATATACTAGGCATGACAGAACACAGATGTGGAAAGCACCTGAATCCTGTATGGCATCACTGTACTGCAGAATTAAAGCCGGCGTGGCAGCCTTAGAGGGATGGCCCTCAGATCTCTGTTCCAGAAAGAGCTTACTGGTCAGTTGCATGGCGTGCAGGAAGCTGACCAGCCCCTGGCTGCAAACAATCCATGGCAGCAACTGAGATGAGGTCAGGCTCTTCAATAGCCATTCACTCACTGAGCAGAGTGGGACACGGGGACTCAGTCATTtctgcccaacatgggactgTTCTGTGGACACTATTTCTAGTAGAACTCCCTGTTAGGCTGCTTCTGGATTTCTCAGAGCCTCAGTATATTCTAATGCTCTTGCTACCTAATTCTTCTTCCCTTGCCCCTTCTTTCATAGGTATCAGATGTGAGCTGTGGGCACAAGGATGTCTCTACTACTCCTGATCTCTTTCCTCTGTACCTTTCATAGGTGCTATCAGCCAATAAACAATGGACTCAGCAAATACACCCAGGAATCCCCTAACTCTGAACTTCATATATGAAATAAATGTCTCTATTATTTAAGTCATTAATTATATTACCAGCAGTCCAAATCATCTTAACTGATAGACTGGGAAATGGTCATATCACACCTTGTATTGAGGCAGTAAATTTTCCATTATTTCCAAAAGGCTCTAATGAGGGATACTTTACTTGGATGAGAGTTGACTATGATAAGCAACTTAAACCCCTCCTCTGGATGGTTATTTAATGGGGACATTACAAACACGGGATTCTATAGGAACTGATATAATGTTACCAAAAATGGGAAACACATCAAACAAGCCCAGGTTTTGAACAGTCAGCAGCAATTAGAGAAAGAGGTGAGAAACCAGCAGAGGAGAAAACTTGAGCATCAGTCATGAAAAGACCCAGTATCAAGGTCATCTGAAACAATAGCTTTAACAGCATTCACGCTTGGCTGCACCTGGAGTACATCACTGGCTCTGACAGATCTGAAATGTAGTCGACCACAGAATTCCTTGCAATCAACAACACAGAGGGGCTCAGGGTGAATAATTCTACCTAATGGAGATACATAGTCAAAAGCAATAGGAATCTTCTCTCGGACAcaaggaatttaattttttttttccagacagaaGGGGAAAAAGGAGACAGGAACTG
This region of Meles meles chromosome X, mMelMel3.1 paternal haplotype, whole genome shotgun sequence genomic DNA includes:
- the DDX53 gene encoding DEAD box protein 53 gives rise to the protein MAWAPPQKKAEPNPGNFRARQDGRGGSSWSGPTGYTEVRASGLGEPPLCFRLKNNMIGMVIGRGGSKIKDIQATTSTKIQIIKGDCEAEVKIFGTKDMKAKAKAAIDALVKKQERGHHSESRVESAAPQASAGRELRPDNTGARQVQPLIDWDQIRAEVVEWEKRKWADLPPIKKNFYVESEATSSLSKAEIDTWRKENFDIMCDDLKDGKKRPIPNPTCQFEDAFHPYPELMKSISRAGFQKPTPIQSQAWPIILQGIDLIGVAQTGTGKTLSYLMPGFIHLNNQPIPREERNGAGMLVLTPTRELALQVEAECSKYSYKGLKSVCIYGGGSREQQIRDITKGIDIIIATPGRLNDLQMNNFVNLRSITYLVLDEADKMLDLGFEHQIMKILLDVRPDRQTIMTSATWPDTIRRLAQSYLKEPMIVYVGTLDLVAVNTVKQNVIVTTEEEKRSLIQEFLQDLSPHDKVIVFVSRKLVADDLSSDLSIQGIPVQSLHGDREQNDRERALDDFRSGKVKILIATDLASRGLDVNDVTHVYNYDFPRNIEEYVHRVGRTGRAGKTGVSITLVTQSDWKIATELIKILKRANQSVPEDLLRMAERFKMHKQKKDTGKKSKSQGKPREFY